ATTTTTACGGCTTTACTTGCTTTGGCTAGTGCGGCACCACCACCAATGACGATACCTTCGTCCACAGCTGCTTTGGTTGCAGAGAGTGCATCATCTACTCTGTCTTTCTTCTCTTTCATTTCAGTCTCAGTAGCCGCACCGACCTTGATGACCGCTACACCGCCTGAAAGTTTTGCCAGTCTCTCCTGGAGTTTTTCTTTGTCGTATTCGCTTGTGGTATTTTCCACCTGCACCTTGATCTCGGCTACTCTTGCTTCAACTGCAGCACTGTCGCCTTTACCGTCCACGATAACAGTATTGTCTTTGTCTATGACCACGCGTGCTGCCTGTCCAAGGTCATCAAGTGTCGCCTTGTCAAGGCTGAGTCCAAGTTCTTCGGTGATGACGTTCGCTCCCGTGAGGATGGCGATGTCTTTGAGCATCTCTTTCTTTCTGTCTCCAAAGCCGGGAGCTTTAACGGCAGCGATATTGAGTACGCCTTTGAGTCTGTTGAGTACCAGTGTTGCCAGGGCTTCACCTTCAAGGTCATCAGAAATGATGAGCAGCGGTCTTCCACTCTGCTGAATTTGCTCAAGGACAGGGATCAGGTCTTTGAGGGACGTGATTTTCGAGTCCGTGATGAGTAAGAGCGGATTTTCCATCTCGCAGGTCATCTTCTCCGTGTTGGTCACAAAGTAGGGTGAGAGGTAGCCTCTGTCGAACTGCATACCTTCAACCACTTCAAGGTCATCATTGATCCCTTTTGCCTCTTCAACAGTGATAACACCGTCTTTTCCTACCCTCTCCATCGCTTCGGCAATAAGGTTACCGATGGTCTCGTCAGAGTTTGCGGAAATCGTCGCTACCTGTGCGATCTCTTTTTTGTCTTTGACCTCTTTGGAGATCTTTTTGAGCTCATCGATGATCGCTGCACTGGCTTTGTCCATACCTCTTTTCACTTCGATGGGGTTGGCGCCGGCCGTGATGTTTCTCAATCCCTCTTTGAAGATAGAGTGTGCCAGTACGGTTGCAGTTGTTGTACCGTCACCCGCTTCATCGGCTGTGTTGCTTGCCACCTCTTTGACCAGCTGTGCACCCATGTTTTCCAGTGTATCGTCAAGTTCGATCTCTCTGGCTACGCTCACACCGTCTTTTGTGATGTGGGGGGCACCAAAGCTTTTTTGAATGAGAACGTTACGCCCTCTTGGTCCCATAGTCACTTTTACGGCATCTGCCAATTTCGTGACACCTTCGAACAGTCCGTTTCTTGCTTTGTCTGAAAAAAATATTTCTTTTGCCATCTTCTATCCTTTTATGTAGTTCTTATTAGATTATTTTAAATGTTATACGAGTATTCCAAAGATGTCGGAGCTCTCCATTATGAGAAACTCTTCTCCATCCAGGATGATCTCATTTCCGGAATATTTTCCGAATACGACAGTGTCGTCCACATTGATATCTTCAACTTCGCTGCCTACAGCGATCACTTTACCTTTTGACGGTTTCTCTTTTGCATTATCAGGTATAATGATTCCTGAAGCCGTTGTATTGGCCTCTTCAACTCTTTGGATCAAAAGTCTGTCACCTAATGGCTTAAAATTCATGATATCTCCTTACGATTTATAATTTATGTAATGCAATCATACAAAAAAATGTCTGTTTTGTCAATAGTCTTTAGTCATTATCACTAAAGTTTTTTAACAAATATCTTTAAGATATATATTGAATTCATTTTGTAAATGTTGTATAATCTTTTTAAAAATCAATAAAGGAGATAGTATATATTATGGAAAAAAAACAAAAAAAAGTAGTACTCTTCACTACACCGACGTGTAAATGGTGTACGACGGCAAAAAACCACCTGAAATCACACGGCATCAAATTCAAGGTCATTGACATTTCAAAAGACCAGAAAGCGGCAAAAGACTGTGAACAGCATGGGTGCAGAGGAGTTCCTGTTTATCTGATCGGCTCACAATGGATCTGCGGATTCGATCAGAAAAAAGTGGAAAAAGTGTTAAATTTATGATTTTTTTAAAAAACTATTGACAATAAAGCAAACTTTAGCTAAAATTCCGGTCTCTTCATTAGTGGCAAGATAGCTCAGTTGGTTAGAGCGCTGCTCTCATAAGGCGGAGGTCCGGGATTCGAGTTCCCGTCTTGCTACCACTTAGAACACTTTTTAAACCCCATGAGTCTTATCTATCTACTTTCAAAATTTTTTAAAATATCGTACATCAATCTTCTATCTGATTAATTTTAATCAGACTCTATTTCTTTTTACTCTATAATTCCCCTAACATAAACCACATATCAGGCAAGACTCATGATAGACTTAAAATACCTCCAGAACAACTTCGATGAAGCAAGTACAAAATTGCAAAAAAAAGGTGTGGATACAGCAATACTTGAACATCTGCAAAACCTTTTTAAAACACTCAAAGAGGCCAACGCAAAACTCGAAGCAGCTAAGGCAGAACAGAACAGTATGTCCAAACTCTTTGGGCAGTATAAGCGCGAAGGGAAGGATATTACTGAACTTAAGGCAAAGGTCGATGCAAATAAAGAGGCGATGGTACCTCTGCAGGAGAAGGCAAGAGAAGCAGAGGCATCCCTGTATGAAGTAGCACTGGCTATCCCGAACTTTCCTGACGATTCTGTTCCAGAAGGTACCGATGAAGAGGACAATGTTGAACTGATCAAAGTACTTGAACCGAAAAGTTTCGACTTTGAACCGTTGGAACACTGGGCACTGGCGGAGAAAAATGGCTGGATCGATTTCGAACGCGGTGTAAAATTGGCAAAAAGCCGCTTTTCTGTTTTACGTGGTGAGGCTGCAAGGCTTGAAAGAGCGCTGATCAACTTCTTTCTTGATACCAACACAGAAAGAGGCTTTGAAGAGCTTTGTGTGCCGTTTATGAACAATGCCCAGATGCTTCAGGGAACGGGACAGCTTCCAAAATTTGAAGATGATCTCTTCAAAATAGAAGATGAGGATCTCTACCTGATCCCTACGGCGGAAGTACCGTTAACAAATATGTATAATGATGAGATCCTTTCGGAGAGTGAACTGCCTGTACTCATGACAGGCTATACTCCCTGTTTTCGAAAAGAGGCAGGTTCAGCCGGACGTGATACACGAGGGATGATCCGCCAGCACCAGTTCGACAAGGTAGAAATGGTTGCTATTGCCCACCCTGACAAGAGTGACGAAGTCTTTGATATGATGGTACAGAATGCTTCGGATATCCTGACGGCACTTGGCTTGCCGCATAGGGTAGTGGAACTTTGCGGAGGGGACCTCGGTTTTTCGGCGTCAAAGACCATCGACCTTGAAGTGTGGCTTCCGGGGCAGAACAAATACCGGGAAATTTCTTCCATCTCCAATACCAGGGATTTTCAGGCAAGACGTGCGAAGATCAGGTTTAAAGACAACAAAAAGAACAGGCTGGTCCATACGTTGAACGGTTCGGCACTTGCCGTAGGGCGTACGCTGATCGCAATCATGGAGAATTATCAGAATGAAGACGGGACGATAGAGATTCCGGAAGTGTTAAAAAAATATATGTAGGGTGTGCAATTGCACACCAATTTAAATATGATCAAAAATATAACACAATTATTTATATATGAGGTGTGCAACTGCACACCCTACGCAAAAATATAATCATATTGTTTTCGAACTGTCACTGTGACGTGATTTCAATTTCCCTTCCATGCTCAAGTAGCTGTTGAGTGCACCTATATAGGCTCTGGCAGAGGCCAGCATCGTATCGATATTCAATCCGTGCCCTATAATGGCAGGTTCTCCGTTGAAGGATACTTTGACTGTCACGTTTGCAAGAGCATCTTTTCCCTTGCTGACCGATTTGACCTTATAGTCCAACAACTGACCGTCATAGCCGGATATACGGTCAATGGTCTTGAAAATGGCATCCATAGTCCCGTCACCGATACTCGCATCAATGATCTCATTGTCATCTTTCTTGATGCTTACCGCCGCTGAAGGCATACCATTGGAGCAGTCCATCAACTGCAGAGAGATCAATTCGAAAATCTTCGGAGCAGAGGTCATCTCGTTGGTGACCAATGCTCTCAAGTCATCATCGTAGATATCTTTTTTCCTGTCCGCAAGTATCTTGAAACGCTCGAAAGAACTGTTCAATGCTTCATCTGTCAATGTAAAGCCCAGTTTGCTCAATTTGTCCTTGAATGCTGCACGGCCCGAATGTTTACCCAGGACCAGAGTGTCTTCCATATCCAAACCGATATCTGCGGGACGGATGATCTCGTAGGTCTCTTTGTTCTTTAGCATACCGTCCTGGTGTATGCCGCTCTCATGGGCGAAAGCATTTTTTCCGACGATCGCCTTGTTCGGCTGTGGTTCGATACCTGTGATGCTTGCGATCAAACGGCTGGAAGGGTAGATCTCTTTAGTGTTGATGTTTGTTTCAAAGCCCTTAAAGACATCCTGTCTGGTTCTCAATGCCATGACGATCTCTTCCAATGCGGCATTCCCGGCGCGTTCACCCAAGCCGTTTATGGTACATTCAACCTGTCTGGCACCGTTGATGACGGCTTCAAGCGAGTTGGCCACACCCAGGCCCAAATCATTATGGTTGTGCACGGAGATGATAGCACGCCCTTTGACATATTCGCTCATCTCTTTGACCATGGCACCGATCTCGAAGGGAAGTCTGAAGCCTACGGTGTCGGGCAAGTTGATGGTCGTAGCACCTGCTTGGATGACCGCATCGGATATCTCTTTCATGAAGCCTATGTCTGAGCGTCCGGCATCTTCACAGGAGAACTCTACATCCTCAACGAAAGTACGGGCGTACTCTACCGCTCTGACCGCTCTTTTGATGACTTCGTCAGGAGACATTTTCAGTTTGTGTTCCATATGTATCTTTGAAGTCGCGATGAAGGTATGGATACGCTTCATTCTGGCTTTGGCCACCGCTTCGCCTGCTGCTTTGACATCCGAGTCTATCGCTCTTGCCAAAGAACAGACAGTAGAGTTGCTTACACGCTGTGCGATCTTTTCAATGGCGTCAAAGTCTCCCGGGCTTGCTGCTGCGAATCCTGCTTCGATAATGTCCACCCCTAAACGCTCCAACTGCGCCGCGATCTGGATCTTCTCTTCTGTGTTCATGGAAGCCCCGGGACTCTGTTCACCGTCTCTCAATGTTGTGTCAAATATTTTAATGGTCTCTTTGTTCATTATATTTACCTTGAAAATGATAAGAACGCCTAAAACGAAACTGTTTTCGTAAGCTTGCTGATGAAGTAAACTTGGCGTTAGCGCAGCCCGCATAGAACTTTGTTCTGTGGCATTGCATAAATGGTAGTCTAATTTTACCGAAATAGTGGTTAATTAGAAATGCGTTGTGTATATTTAAAATATGGGAATTAGAGTGAGAGAAGTAGGAGGAGTCTGTCAACTTGTGTGAAAATGGTTCTGTTTCTTGTGTATGTTTTCATAATGTACTCCTGTAATTTTTGGAAAGTATATCCAAAATCCTGTAAAATAGCAAGGGATAAAGATTATCTTTTAAAATGAATTTTACGGATGTTATAGGTGTAAAGTGCGCGAATCGGTCCATACAGTACATAGAGAAGAATGATCAAAGCAAATCCTTCTGTAGAGAAAAGGTAAAGCAGGGAGGTGGCAAGCACCAGGGTGATCATGGTCTTAAAAAGCATCGGTCTGTCAAGCTGTATTTTCTTGAAAGAGGGATAGCGAAAATTGCTGACCATCAAAAGGGAAATACCAAGACAAAGAAACAGAAGTAAGATACTGTAGTTTTCCAGTGCATATTTATGAAAAAGAAGTATCCACATCGAGATAAAGATCGCGGCTGTTGGAATGGGCAAGCCAATGAAAACATTGGGATCTGCTTTGGCTGTGCAGATGTTGAAACGTGCCAGACGAATGGCACCGAAGATGACATAAAGCGCCGATACCAGTATTCCGAAACGTCCAAACTCGTTCCCTGTGAAAAAATAGAGCAGCATGGCCGGTGCGATACCGAAAGAGATGATGTCGGCAAGTGAGTCGAACTCCACTCCGAACTGGCTGGTGGTATTGGTCATACGGGCAACACGTCCGTCCAGGCCGTCAAAGACCAGTGCAAGCAGGATCAGCCATGCGGCAGAGTTGAAATCTTCTTTACTGGCTTCAACAATACTGAGTACACCGATAAAGATACTGCTTGCGGTAAAGAGATTCGGCAGTAGGTAGATCAGCTTTATGTTGCGTTTCATCTAGGCTTCTTTGTTGTTATCACTCTCTTCGGATATCTCTTTTTTTAATGCTTCTTCTTTTTTTTCTGCCTCTGCTTTGTTTTTGGCGACCTTGTCTTTATGGGCAAGACGGCTAGGCATACCTTTTTCTTTTTCGTACTCTTCGATGATCCTGCGGACTGTTTTTCCTTCGATCACTTCCGTTCCCAAAAGTTCTTTGGCCATATTGTCGATAGCGCCATAATAATCCTGGAGTGTTTCCTTTACATAGCCGTAGCGTTCGTTCAGAGTGGATTTGATATAGCTGTCCATAGCCTCAGCTGTCTTATCACTGTAATCGGTCGATACCGCTCCGGCACCGAGGAAAGAGTTTTGACTGCGGGAAAGGACCATGAGCCCGGCTACATCGGTCATTCCGTACACTGAGACCATATCTTTTAAGATGGCAGTAGCACGGTCAAGGTCATTTCCTGCTCCCGTAGAGATCTCTCCAATGAATACATCTTCAGCCGCGCGTCCGCCAAGGAGTACATCGACTTCTGCCATCAGTTCATGTTTCTGTTTCAGAAAACGCTCTTCATCTTCGGGAAGATGCAGCGTATAGCCAAGTGCGCCCAGCCCGCGTGGGATGATGGAGACCTTGGTGACACGGGTAGCGCCTTCGCTGAGTTCAGACATGAGTGCATGTCCGCTCTCGTGATAGGCAACGATCTTCTTTTCCGTCTCGTTGATCTTGCGATTCTTTTTCTCAAGTCCTACAAAGGAACGTTCAATGGCTTCAAGCAAGTCTGACTGTTCGATCTGTTTCTTGTTCTGGCGTCCCGCAAGCAGGGCCGCTTCATTGATAATGTTGGCAAGATCGGCCCCGGCCAGCCCGGCAGTCTGTTTGGCAACGATTTCAAGATCGACATTGGGAGCGAGTTTGACATCTTTAGAGTGTACTTTGAGGATAGCTAAACGACCTTCATAATCAGGTTTATCTACAAGTACCTGTCTGTCGAAACGTCCTGCTCTAAGTAAAGCAGCATCAAGTGTTTCCGGCCTGTTGGTGGCTGCAAGTACGATGACAGGGGTATCGGTTCCGAAGCCGTCCATTTCTGCAAGAAGCTGATTGAGGGTTTGTTCTCTCTCGTCATTTCCGCCCATTTGTCCCCCACTTGCACGGCTTTTACCGATGGCGTCGATCTCATCGATGAAGATGATGGAAGGTGCTTCTTTCTTTGCCTGTGCAAAAAGGTCACGCACACGGCTGGCACCGACCCCGACGAACATCTCTATGAATCCGGAACCGCTTACGGAGAAGAACGGTACCGAGGCCTCTCCCGCCACCGCTTTGGCAAGCAGGGTCTTACCGGTACCCGGAGGGCCCACAAGCAGGACCCCTTTGGGGATCTTGGCGCCGAGTTCTATGTACCGTTCCGGGAATTTGAGGAAATCGACGATCTCTTTGACTTCGTCTTTTGCCTCTTCTACTCCCTGGACATCGTCAAAACGTGTATCGGGTTTCTCGGAGTTGATGAGTTTATCGGCTTTTCCTGCTCCCAGAATGCCTCCCCCCATACCTTTACTCATCTTTTTGGCAAGGAAGATCCAGATAGCGAAGAAGATGAGGATAGGCAGCATCATGCTGATCAGTTCAGAAAAGAAACCGTTACCCACCACACCTTCGTAGGCGATACCTTTTTTGTCAAGCAGTGGAATGAGGTCTCTGTCGTATGTTGGGACATTCTGTGCCACATAGCGGACTTTACGCCCGTTGTCCTCAATGATCGCTTCGACCATTGAGGGAGTCAATTTGACACTTTTAACCGCTCCCTCTTCGATTCTCTTCTTGATCTCCGAATATTTTACCTGTTTTGTCTGCGCTACACCCTGTGTATTCATCATAGTGCCGAGACTGTCTCCTTCACCGACGAAGGATTTGAAGATCAGGATGATGACAATGGAGAAGATCGCAAAGGCGAGCAGGGGATTGTCATTGAAAAAGTTGTTATTATTGTTTTGCTTATTATCATTGTTATTGTTTGGATTAGCCATTTATTTTTTCCTTTTTGTAGACGAGTGTTACCCATTCGTCTTTTAGGGTTCTTTTTTCTAAAGTCAGATCTTGAAAAGATGCTTTTACCAGTTCTTCTTTTTTATCTAAAATACCTGAAAGTATCAGGTATCCACCTTCTTGTACTGCGGCTTTAAGATCCTTGGAGATGAATCTTAACACATCTGCAATGATATTGGCGATGACCACATCATACGTACCTTCAGCTTTATCGATAGAGCCTTCCCAGAGTTTGTCGTACTGCGCTTCATTGAGCTTGAAGTTCTCTTTGCAGCTTTTAACTGAAAGTGGGTCGGTATCACACAATTCGACAGTGGCACCCAGTTTTTTTGCCGCAAGACCCAAAATACCTGAACCGCAACCGACATCGATGATGCGGTCTCCCTCTTTGACAGTTTCACTGATCGCTTCAAGACAGGAGAATGTCGTGGCATGATGACCGGAACCAAAGGCCAACGCAGGGTCTATTTTAATGTTGATGAATCTCTCTTTTGGTTCGTACCAGCTGGGAAAGATATAGAACTTTCCCGCTTCAATAGGCTGAATGGACTCCTGATAACTCTTGATCCAGTCAATATTCTCTTTCTCTTCCAAGTTGAAATCCATATGGATGTCACTCTCAAGCTCATCCTGTAAGGCTACCAGTGCATCTTTAACGAAAGTTAAATCAGACTCGCTTCGTATGACGATCTTCCCTGTACCGAACTCCAAGCCTTCATCATGGATATTCATAATGTAATCAGAAATAAGATCGACATACTGATCATCCAGAGTAATCGTCAGTTCATAATACTTATCCTGCATTTACAGTCCTAAACGCTTCTTCGAGGTCGAGGGTACCTTCATAGAATGCTTTGCCGACAATAGTGCCGTCAATGCCTGCTTCAATGAGCGCATTGATATCCGTCATATCTTTCAATCCGCCGCTTGCGATGGTCTCCAGTCCGGAGGCTTCCTTAATGGCAAGAGTGAAGTCAATGTTCACACCGGTCATCATCCCGTCGCGTCCCACATCGGTACAGATAATGGCTTCAACACCGGCATCGGCGAATTCCTTTGCAAGGTCGGTGGCTTTCATATCGGACACTTCTCCCCAGCCTTCGACTGCAACCATGCCGTCAATCGCATCGATACCGACAACGATCGGGTATTTGGCTGCCATCTCTCTGACGAATTTCGGGTCTTTGACCGCAATGGAACCGAGAATGAGTCTGTCGATGCCGAGATCAAGATACATTTTGATGGTCTCTTCATCCCTGATCCCTCCTCCAAGTTCAAGTTTGAGGTTGCAGTTCTCCCTGATCTTCTTGATCTGTTCAAGGTTTTCAGGTTTTCCGGCAAAGGCACCGTTAAGGTCGACAAGGTGTACCCATTCGCTTCCGAGTTCTTCAAAACGCTTGGCAACTTGCCAGGGTTCATCACTGTAGATCTTGGCGGACTCCATGAGCCCTTTGCTTAGTCTGACTGCTTTTCCGTCTTTTAAATCAATAGCGGGCAATATTGTCATTGTTTTCCTTCGTAGGGTGCATAATCACGCACCGTATTATGATTTTGTAAAATTTTCTATGATCTTCAAACCGTTCTCATGGCTTTTTTCCGGGTGTGGCTGAATACCGTATATATTCCCGTTCTGTACGGCTGAAACAAACTCGTATCCGTAATGTGTTTTTCCTATAGCATACCTGTCATCACAGACAGCATGGAATGAATGTACAAAGTAAAGATAGATTTCTTGAGGCAGTCCTTCAAATATAGGTGTTTCTTTTTGCACAAAAAGCTCATTCCATCCCATATGCGGCACTTTCTGGGGATGATCGAACTTGTTTTCATCAAAAGCCACCACTTTCCCGGGGATGAGACCAAGACCTTCTGTTTTGCCAAATTCCTCGGAACTCTCAAAAAGCAGCTGCATTCCCAGACAAATACCCAACAGCGGTTTTTCGGAAGCCGCAAATACTTTGACTGCTTCATCCATACCGTTACTTTTCAAATGCGCCATCGCATCACCGAAAGCCCCCACACCGGGGAGAATGAGTTTGTCATATTGCTGCAGTTTGGAAGGATCGCTTTCCAGCCTGGCATCCGCACCCACTTTTTTGAATGCATTGATGACAGAGGCAAGGTTCCCCATATTGTAGTCGACGATACCGATCATGATTTGGTATTCCTTGTTGAGTTAAATAACTGTGATTATAGCCAATTAAATTGAAAGAGGTTATCCACCTTTAGGATATTTTGATAAAATGATACAAATTCAAGGTTCCCTAAAAATAAGGCAGTGTATGAAAGTTGCGATCGTAAAACTCTCCGCTATGGGTGATATTATTCATGCAATGGCGGCACTGCAATTTATGAAAGCGTATGATCCTTCCCTCCGGATCGACTGGATCGTGGAAGAGGTCTTTGCTCCGATACTTGAACACAACCCTGATATCGACCATATCCTGCCCGTGAATTTGAAAGGTTTGAAAAAAAAACGTAGGCAATTTCTGTCTGAAGTGCAAAAAGTTCGTGAATATGCCACAAACAATTATGATGTGGTCATCGATGCGCAGGGGCTTATCAAATCGGCCATTGTTTCAAGAATGCTTGGCAGTACAACAGGTTTTGACAGGCACTCCATCCGTGAAAGTATGGCCGCATTCTTCTATGGTAAGACTTTTTTCATACCTTATGAAATGAATGTGATAGAAAGGAATATGAAATTGATGATGCAGGCAATAGGCAGCAGTGATGAATCTGTTTCGTTGGCACAAAAAAAGCCCTTTTTGTTTTTTACCGAGGAAAACAGGCAAAAAACAGTTCCTTTTTTGGAACAGGAGGATAAAAATATTGTCTATATTCTGGGTTCGAGCTGGGAAAGCAAGATCTATCCACGGGAGAAATTTTTGGAAGTGATCAAACAATTGACAGGGAACCATCTGTTGGTATGGGGAAATGAGAGTGAGAAGAAAAGCGCGGAGTATATTGCACAGCATAGCGAAGCGAAGGTATTGCCGGAAATGACACTGAATGAGCTTAAAGCATTGATTGCTTCATCCGATCTGGTCATAGGCGGTGACAGCGGCCCTACACATATGGCCTGGGCACTCAATCGGCCAAGCATCACCCTTTTTGGCCCTACACCGGCCAAGCGGAATACTTTGGAGACAGAGTTCAACAGGGTACTGGATTGCGGCAAGGCAATAGACCCAAAACGGTTGGACAGAGAAGATCTCTGCATTGCAGATATCCCGGTTGATCAAGTGGTGATTTTGGCAAAGGAGTTGTGTAAATGAAAGATCTCTTGTATCTGGGTGTGTTCAATCTTTTCAAATTCTTTGTCTGGATCATTCCTGACCGTTTGCTGGTTTGGCTGATGAGAGGTTTTTCCTACCTTGTTTACATCGTCGACAGGAAGCACAGGAAGATAGCTAAAGTCAATCTTGACCTTGCATACGGAAATACATTGACAGAAGCAGAAAAAGAGCATATTGTCAGAGAATGCTACTTTTATCTGGCAATGACACTGGCGGATTTTGTCAAGAACCAGGGGATCTCGAGGGAAAGACTGCTTTCGAAGGTCACTTTTAAAAATTCGTATATTCTTGAGGATGCACTGAAAGAGGGCAGAAAAGTGATCCTTGTGACAGCCCATTACAGTAACTGGGAACTGGTGGCACTCTCAATCGCTGCCAAATTTGGTCCATTGACAGGAGTGGGAAGAAAACTTGATTCGCCTACCATGGATGAAATTCTTAACCAGAACCGTCAACAGTTCGATATAGAGATGCTTGATAAAAAAGGTGCGATGAAATCCATGATACAAGCTTTGAAACATAATCGCATGCTTGGATTGCTGGTCGATCAGAATACGAGTGAAAATGAAGGTGTGTTGATAGACTTTTTTGGAAAACCGGTCAGACATACACCTTCTGCAGCTATTTTAAGCAGGCGTTTTGATGCGGTGATCATTCCGGTTTTCATTACGACAGAGGATCACAAGCACTACGAATTGACATTTTATGATCCGATACAAACAGAAAAAACAGAAGACAAAGAGGGAGATATCCTCCGTTCGGTACAGCAACAGGCCAATATTACGGAAGAGATCATCAGAAAAAAGCCCGAAGAGTGGTTTTGGCTGCACCAGCGATGGAAGAACCAGTTTGAGAAATATTATGAATAGTGCTATGATGAACATATTGCCAAAATTGAAAAGTGAACAACTTGGATCATGGTTAGTGATCTTGTATGCTTTTACTTTACCAATTTCCGTAGCGATCAATAATATATTTGCAGCATTCATCTTACTTTTCTGGCTTTTGAAGGGAAATTATAAACAGACGTGGCAATTGATCAAAGACTCTAAAGTATTACAGGCATTTTTACTTTTTTTCCTGCTTCATATCGTAGGGTTGCTTTGGACGGAAGATTTCTCCTGGGGACTGCATATGATCAAAAAGGAATGGATGTTCCTTTTTGCCCCTATAATTATGAGTCTGGTCAAAAAAGAACATATCCGTTACTATGTTTCTGCCTTTTTGCTTGCTATGACGCTATCTGAGATTATCTCCTATCTGATCTGGTTCAAAGTTATTCCCCCCATTTTTCATGCAAGCGTATATGATCCTACACCTTTTATTCATCATACTTCCTATAATCCCCTCCTGGCAGTTGCTATCTATTTGATGGGGTATTTTATTCTGTTTGACAAAACATTAAATATCAAAGAGAAAGCTGTACTTGGATTATTTATTGTGACGATGAGCATCAATATGTTCATTACGGGAGGGAGGGCAGGACAGGTCGGCTATCTTGTTGCCGTTATCATACTTTTTTTTCAATATTTCGATAAAAATTTTTTCAAAGCCCTTTTGGTTTCTTTCTTGGTAGTCGGAGGTGTTTCTCTTACAGCCTATTTTGGCAGTCAGATCTTTCAGGATAGAATTAAGCTGGCGGTCAGCCAGATAGAAAATTTTGATTCTGATACGAATAGCAGTGTAGGTTTGCGAATTAATTTTGCGATCAATACGCTTGAAATGATCAAAGAGGACCCGCTTATAGGGGTGGGGACCGGGGATTTTAAAAAACGTTATGAAGAGATAAATATGGAAAAAACTCCTAACATTGCAAGCACAAAACAACCACATAATATGTATTTACTGGAAATGGCCCAGTTCGGATTAGTGGGCCTTTTTATTTTGCTATATATTTTTTATTCACAGATCAGGTTTGCACAACGTGAAATGAATGATTTGCGCAAGAAAATAGGTATTTTTCTTCCGCTTTTTTTCATGGTGATCATGCTAAGTGATTCCTATTTATTGGGACATCATACAACAAACCTTTTTGTATTGTTCAGTGCATTCCTGTATAGGCCTTTCAATGAAAAAAGTGAATAGAATACTTGTCATTATCCGTCGCTATAATGGAGATGTACTTCTTTCCTCTCCATTGATCGATGCACTTTACA
This DNA window, taken from Sulfurovum lithotrophicum, encodes the following:
- the pssA gene encoding CDP-diacylglycerol--serine O-phosphatidyltransferase, giving the protein MKRNIKLIYLLPNLFTASSIFIGVLSIVEASKEDFNSAAWLILLALVFDGLDGRVARMTNTTSQFGVEFDSLADIISFGIAPAMLLYFFTGNEFGRFGILVSALYVIFGAIRLARFNICTAKADPNVFIGLPIPTAAIFISMWILLFHKYALENYSILLLFLCLGISLLMVSNFRYPSFKKIQLDRPMLFKTMITLVLATSLLYLFSTEGFALIILLYVLYGPIRALYTYNIRKIHFKR
- the ftsH gene encoding ATP-dependent zinc metalloprotease FtsH is translated as MANPNNNNDNKQNNNNNFFNDNPLLAFAIFSIVIILIFKSFVGEGDSLGTMMNTQGVAQTKQVKYSEIKKRIEEGAVKSVKLTPSMVEAIIEDNGRKVRYVAQNVPTYDRDLIPLLDKKGIAYEGVVGNGFFSELISMMLPILIFFAIWIFLAKKMSKGMGGGILGAGKADKLINSEKPDTRFDDVQGVEEAKDEVKEIVDFLKFPERYIELGAKIPKGVLLVGPPGTGKTLLAKAVAGEASVPFFSVSGSGFIEMFVGVGASRVRDLFAQAKKEAPSIIFIDEIDAIGKSRASGGQMGGNDEREQTLNQLLAEMDGFGTDTPVIVLAATNRPETLDAALLRAGRFDRQVLVDKPDYEGRLAILKVHSKDVKLAPNVDLEIVAKQTAGLAGADLANIINEAALLAGRQNKKQIEQSDLLEAIERSFVGLEKKNRKINETEKKIVAYHESGHALMSELSEGATRVTKVSIIPRGLGALGYTLHLPEDEERFLKQKHELMAEVDVLLGGRAAEDVFIGEISTGAGNDLDRATAILKDMVSVYGMTDVAGLMVLSRSQNSFLGAGAVSTDYSDKTAEAMDSYIKSTLNERYGYVKETLQDYYGAIDNMAKELLGTEVIEGKTVRRIIEEYEKEKGMPSRLAHKDKVAKNKAEAEKKEEALKKEISEESDNNKEA
- a CDS encoding 50S ribosomal protein L11 methyltransferase, with product MQDKYYELTITLDDQYVDLISDYIMNIHDEGLEFGTGKIVIRSESDLTFVKDALVALQDELESDIHMDFNLEEKENIDWIKSYQESIQPIEAGKFYIFPSWYEPKERFINIKIDPALAFGSGHHATTFSCLEAISETVKEGDRIIDVGCGSGILGLAAKKLGATVELCDTDPLSVKSCKENFKLNEAQYDKLWEGSIDKAEGTYDVVIANIIADVLRFISKDLKAAVQEGGYLILSGILDKKEELVKASFQDLTLEKRTLKDEWVTLVYKKEKING
- the hisA gene encoding 1-(5-phosphoribosyl)-5-[(5-phosphoribosylamino)methylideneamino]imidazole-4-carboxamide isomerase, with the translated sequence MTILPAIDLKDGKAVRLSKGLMESAKIYSDEPWQVAKRFEELGSEWVHLVDLNGAFAGKPENLEQIKKIRENCNLKLELGGGIRDEETIKMYLDLGIDRLILGSIAVKDPKFVREMAAKYPIVVGIDAIDGMVAVEGWGEVSDMKATDLAKEFADAGVEAIICTDVGRDGMMTGVNIDFTLAIKEASGLETIASGGLKDMTDINALIEAGIDGTIVGKAFYEGTLDLEEAFRTVNAG
- the hisH gene encoding imidazole glycerol phosphate synthase subunit HisH; its protein translation is MIGIVDYNMGNLASVINAFKKVGADARLESDPSKLQQYDKLILPGVGAFGDAMAHLKSNGMDEAVKVFAASEKPLLGICLGMQLLFESSEEFGKTEGLGLIPGKVVAFDENKFDHPQKVPHMGWNELFVQKETPIFEGLPQEIYLYFVHSFHAVCDDRYAIGKTHYGYEFVSAVQNGNIYGIQPHPEKSHENGLKIIENFTKS